The Candidatus Binatus sp. sequence GGCAGGGCTCCGGCTTGACCGCCCCGTGGGCGAGCGCGGCTTGGGTTGCCGTCAATTGCAGCGTGACCGTCGAGCGATTTCCGCCGTAGCGACTCGTCCCGAGCAGCCAGTAGAGTACCGCTGCGCCGAAGACGAGGAATATTCCAAAAAAAGCAAGCAATACCATCAACAGTTCCTCTTCCACCCCACCTTATCTTGTTTCATCGACGATACCTAACCAGTCGGTCAGAGTAAACTATCCCAGACCCGACCAGTCAAGATTTCAAGATAAAAGTGGATGCTAAACACTAACCAATTCCGGGCCGGGGATTCGGATCAACGATACATCTCGACCAGGTTGATCAGCCCCAAATCCCGGTAGCGCTCAACCAGGTAGCCCTTGACCTCCTGCACGGTGGCCATCTGCAGCGTTTCGCGAGCGATGAGCCGCGCAGTTTGATAGTCTACCGCGCGAATCACCTTTCGCACCACCGGAATAAAGAGGGGGCTGAGGCTCATTTCGTCAAGGCCCATACCGACTAGCAATAACGTCGCCAACGGGTCGCTCGCCATCTCGCCGCAGATGCATACCTCCTTGTCGGCGGCGCGAGCGACATTGACGACTTCGGCGATCGCGGAAATCACCGCGGGATGCAGCGCCTCGTAGAGATGCGCGACGCGCGGATTGTTGCGATCGGCGGCGAGCAGGTACTGAATCAGGTCATTGGTGCCAACCGAGAAGAAATCGACTTCGCGGGCGAGGCGTGGCGCGAGCCACACCGCCGACGGCACTTCGACCATGATGCCGACTTCGATTTGCGGATTGTGCTCGAGGCCTTCGGCGAACAGCTCGGCTTGCGACTCGGCGAGCAATTCCTTGGCGCGGCGCAACTCCTCGAGGCTCGAGATCATCGGAAAAAGAATCCGCACGTTGTGGCGCGCGGCCGCGCGCAAGATTGCCCGCAATTGAACCTTGAACAGTCCCGACATCTCGAGCGAGATACGAATCGAGCGCCAGCCCAAAAATGGATTCTCTTCGCGCGGCACCCGCATGTAGGGCGGATACTTGTCGGCGCCGATATCGAGCGTGCGAATCGTCACCGGACGCTTGCCGACCTGCTCCAGTATCCGGTTGTAGAGCGCGAGTTGCTGCTCCTCGTCGGGAAAATCCTCGTAAGTGAGAAAGGAAAACTCGGAGCGCAGCAGGCCGATCCCCTCGGCGCCGTAGCGCAGCGCCATATGGACGTCTGGCAGCAGCGCGATATTCGCGAGCATCATGACGCGATGCCCGTCGCGGGTCGCGGTCGGTTCGTCGCCCTCCTCAATCAGTTCCTTCTTGAAGGCTTCATAGCGCTTCGACAGTCCGACGTAGTCACGCTCGATCTCGGCGCTCGGATTGACGTAAACGACGCCCGAGTTGCCGTCGAGCACCAGTTGATCGCCTTCGACGATCGATTCCATTAGATGCTCGACGCCGACCACGGTCGGAATCTCAAACGCGCGCGCCAGGATCGCCGCATGCGAAGTGACGCCGCCCGATTGCAGCGCGATGCCAACCAGCTTCTCGTGCGACACTAGCGTCATCTGCGAGAGCGTCAGCTCCTCCGCGACAATGATCGTCGCCTTGGCAAAAGCGCCCTTCTTGTCTTCCTGCCGGAGATGGCGCAGCACGCGATGGCCGACGTCGCGAAAATCGGTCGCGCGCTCGCGCAGATAACTGTCGGCGACCGCAAGCATCGAGGCGCTCAGTTCCTCGATCACGCGAAACAGCGCGCTCTCGGCGGTGTAGCCGTCGGCGATCGCTTGCCGGATGCGTCCGATGAATTCGTCATCCTCGAGAATCATGCGATGGCCGTCGAAGATCTGCAGATCGGAGTAGCCCATCATCGGCTCCATCCGGGTCTTCAGCACGCCGAGCTCGTGCCTGGATCGGACGAGCGCATCTTCGAGACGGCGCGCTTCCAACTTTGGATCGCGCGAGCGCTGATTGCGTTCGACGGTGCTTAGAAAAGTCCCGACGATATGCGCGTGGCCTTGCGCAAATCCGGGCGAGGCGGAAAGTCCGACCAGGCGCGGGCGGCGGATTTTCATCGGCGTCGCGACCCGCGTCTTGCCGCCGACCTTCTCGTAGTCCTTGAGCTGGCGATTCGCCTCGATCATGCGGCGGCGATATTCGAGCCGTTCCTTTTCCTTGGTCGCAAGCGTCTCGCGCAGTCGAAAGTGCGACAGGATTTGTGCGACCTGGTTGGCCGCGGTGCTGAGCAGGCGGATCTCACTGCGCGTGAATTTGCGGCGCTCGAGCGTCTGCGTGACCAGCACCCCGAGCGGCTTCTTGCGGCCGTCCTGAATCGGCACGCCGAGAAATGTGTGGTAGCGCTCCTCGCCGGTCTCGGGAAAATACTTGTAGCGCTCGTGGCTGATCGCGTCGGGTACGTAAACCGGCGCCTGCTTTTCGAGCACCATCCCGACGAGCCCTTCATCCATGCGCATTGAAACTTTGCCGACCGACTCACGATCGAGCCCGATAGTCGCTCGCAGCGTTACGCGCTCACGCTGCGGATCGAACAGATAGAGCGAGCAGACTTCAGCCTCCATGCCATTGGCGATCGTCTCGACGACGCGGTCCAGTGTGTCGCGCAAGTCGTCGGAATGCTCCCCGCTGATGGCGGAGAGATTTTCGATCAACGCGAGGCGATCCTTGTTGGTACTCATCGGTAAAAAACAGCTGCGGCGCGAGCAGTTTATCGCAGTGATTGGCGGGCAGACAATGACGCGCGCCGCAAAGCGCGATCAATTCAAGAATATTTCATCGCGTGGAAGTTGAATTTTCCTTTCAATTTGGCTGAGAGACGAAATGAAAGGAAAGATGCACGGCGACCTGGGTGACCGTCCTATTGCGGGAGCAGATAATCCGGCAGATCGAACCGGGCGAGCGCATTTTTCAGAAGGCCGCGGCCGGCACGGCATCGACCCGCCTTGATCGCGTCGATCAAGTCGCGCTCGGTCTTCACCGGCGCGTCGAGCAGCGTCGTGACGCATCCAACGGAGCCCGCCGAATGCGAATCCGAGCCCGCGACTTCCGCCATCCCGAGATGCCGCGCGACTTGTAGCGCGAAAACATTTTCGTCTTCGCTACATGCGCCGTTCAGCACTTCGATCGCATCGACGAGTCCGAAAATTTTGAGCTTCGCCGCACGATCGGGAAAGGTCGGATCGATCGGTTCGTGATCGGGATTGATAAACGAGAAGCGCGGGTCGAGCTTGTACCTGAACGGATGATTGGCGACGAGAAAGCCGCCCTCGCCGTCGATTACACGGCGCAATTCCGCGAGCTTGTAAATTCCCCCGATGTAGCGCTCGAGGCCGAACGCCCCGATATGCCCCATGTCGGTGGTGACTTCCATCCCGCGGAGAAAAATCACGCCCGAGTCCGCCGCCATCTCCGCGATCTCGCGGGAGTCCCACATCGTGTCATGCTCGGTAATACACACCGCGCCGATTCCGATCGCGCGGGCGCGCTCGACCAAATCCTTCGGCGCAAGATTCGAGTCCGAGCTGCCGCGATTGGTGTGCAGATGCAGATCGACGCTGAAGTAGGGCCCCGCGGGATGCGGGTGCCCGCTTCCTGATTCCGGCATAGTGACAGTGTTCGCCGCGCGAGGGTTCGCGCTACTTGGGCGGCTCCTTCGCGAGCGTGATCTTCTTCATGTGATCGCCCTGCTTGATCTGATCGACCACGTCCATGCCCTTGATAACAGCGCCAAAGACCGTGTATTGGCCGTCGAGACCCGGCTGCGGCTCGATGCAGATGTAGAACTGGCTGCCGCTCGACTCGCGCTGCGGATTGACGTCGTCGCCCGTCCGCGCGGTCGCGAGCGAGCCGCGCAAATGATGCTCATTCTTGTCGATCTCGGCGGGCACTTTGTAGCCGGGACCGCCCGTGCCGGTACCGTCGGGATCGCCGCCCTGGATAACGAACTCGGGGACCACGCGATGCCATTTCAGGCCGTTGTAGAAGCCATCGGTGGTGAGCTTCTCGAAGTTCGCGACCGTCTTGGGCGCAACCTTCGGATAAAGTTCGACGACGATCGTGCCGCGTTCAGTTTCGATAATTGCGTAGTGCCCTGTGTTTCTCACTGGTTGTCCATCCGCGTTGGAGCCGTTGCAGGCCGACGCGAAGACGAGGATCGCGACGAACGATGCAAGGCCCGACAATTTGAAATAGCTGCGCTTCATTGATTCGATTCTCTACCTATCGAGGAGCCGTATCGCCTGTTTGCGAGCGACCCCTCTGGAGTATTCGAGCCTAGCAGGCTTGGCAAGCGGCGACGCCGCGGTCACTTCAGAAACTTTGCGATCGTCGCGGCGAGCTTCGCTGGCTCCTCGAGCGGCATCATATGCGCGCCGCCCGCGACCAGATCGACCTTCGCGCCGGGAATGCCTTTCTTGAATTCGTCGGCATACACCTGTGGCAGCAACTTGTCGTCCTTGCCCCACACGATCAGCGTCGGGGCGGCCACGCGATGCATCCGTTTGGCGAAGCCCTTGTCGGGAATCGGCCACATGAACTTGCCGGTGCATCCGAGCGCCCACGTGATGCGGATGAAGCCCTCCTGATCCTCTGGGTTCAGGATGATTCGCTTGAGCGCCGGATGATGCTCATCCTTGTATAGCAGCGCCGGCAATTCGGTTTGCGGCGTCACGATGTAATTTCGAATCGGAGAATCGTCGCGCCAGAGCCCGAGCGGACTCACCAGCACGAGTTTGCTGACCCGGGTCGGATCGGTCGCCGCGATTTCGCCCGCGATCATGCCGCCGAACGAATGGCCCACGACAGCCGGCGATTTGAGCCCCAACTTGTCGAACAGATCATAGTAGTAGAGGACCAGATCCCACATGTCGTCGAGCGCCTTGTAGGCATCCTCGTCGCCGGTGGTGATTCCCGGATGCTCGGGCGCATAGACGGTAAAGGTCTTGCCCAGTTCGTCGAGCAGTTCGGACTCGATCGGGCCGTAGCCGCCGTGCAGATAGACGAGCGGCGCGCCGCTGCCGATTATTCTGACCTTGGGATGTACCCGGTCGCCCCACACGCTGAGCTGCTGTTCTTTTGCAGTGGCCATTTTCAGTTAGTTCCTTTCCTTGGCTCGGAATTTGTGCGCGACGACGCTCGTCCATCCGTGTCATTCCGAAGCGCAGCGAGGAATCCCGGATCCGGGTTCCCTCGTCGCTGCGCTCGCTCGGGATGACACAAAAACGCTCGAATTCGAATTATGTCGATCTCAGCGCGCCGCGGCCTGCGCGCCGTTGCCATCGAAGCCCTTGCGCTTGCCCTTGAGCGATTCCGGCCACCACTTGTTTTCCCATTCGCCGTCCCACACGCCACGGAAATGCGGCAGCACTTCCTTGCAGAAGAGATCGATGTTCTTGATCGTCAGATCATGCGGCATCGAGCCGATATGCAGCAGCACCATCAGATTGCCGACGCGCAGTTTCTTGACCGCTTCCATCAATTGCTGCCGCACAGTCGCCGGCGAGCCGGCGATCACGAACTGATTCTCGACGAAATCCTTGTACTTCCAGTTCGGGATCTTATTGACCAGATCGAACATCTGCGGATTCAGCTTGGTGACGCTGTTGACCAGGCTCTTGTAGTCCTGATTGCCCGCGACCGGGAAATATTCCGGCAGGATATGCAGGCATTTGTCGTAAAAATATCGGATGTGCTTGTAGTAGTCTTTCTCCGCCTGTTCGTCGGTTTCTGACACCGCCACCAACTGCAAAAATCCCGCGCGATACGGATTGGGATCGTGATTGCCCTTCGCGACGAAATCCCAGAAACCGTCCATCACGCGCTTGCCGAAGTTGTTGCCCCAGTAGGACAGGAAGCAGTAGCAGTGATCGTGCTTGGCGGTAAAATCCCAGGTCGAAAGGCTGCCGCTGCCCGGAATCCAGACCGGCGGATGCGGCTGCTGGATCGGGCGCGGCCACAGATTCACCATCGGCAATTTGAAGTACTTGCCGTTCCACGCGAACGTCTCGCGCGAGGTCCACGCCTTCATGATCAAGTCGTGCGCCTCGTAATAGCGCTCGCGCTGCTCGATCGGCGAGATTCCGTAGCACAAATTCACGTCCTGCGAGGTCCCGAGCGGCATCCCGGCAACCAACCGGCCGCCGCTGATGCAATCGATCATGCCGTACTCTTCGGCCACCCGAATCGGCGGATTCGAGGTCGGCAGGGTCGAGCCCATTTGCACGATCGCGACATCGGTACCGTTGGTCGCGCGCGCGAGAATCGATCCCATCAGGTCGGGATTCGGCATGAATCCGTAGGCGTTCTGATGATGCTCGTTGGTGCAGATCCCGTCGATTCCCTGTTTGGCCGCGTGAATCAGTTCATCGAGGGTCCAGTTGTAGTATTGGCCGACTTTGCGCGAATCGGCGAGTTCGCAATACGGCGGATCGACCCACACCGAGTGATAGTTCTGCTCGAAGTCCGCAGGCAGATCGCGATACGGCATAAGGTGGAACATCGAGATTTTCATCGTTGGCCTCCTGGAACGTCGTGAATCGATTCAATAACACGGCGAGCCGCCAACTCCCAACCCTCGGCATACTCGCCGGATAAACTCGTGCGATCGGGATAGACGTCGCGGGCGCGATACTCGGACGAGCTGATGCCGGCCCTGAAATGGACGCCCCTTCGATGAGCCGGATGCAGGGAAGAAAGATTTTTCCGAAACCTCCCGCAGGTTTCGGGCTTCCCGTTTAACGTAAGATGCGGGCTCCGCCCTGTTAGAATAGGAAAAGGGAGATGCTCTGGTAAAGCAAGCGCATCTCTGAATGCCGCGACGCGCTGATTGTTTTCCGAGCGCCATTTGTCGGCCACGCCGCAGTTTGCTAACTCACTGTTCGTGAATCCCAGCCGCCAGTGTCGCTCTCGCGTTTATTGGCCTAACATCTGGCGATGCCAAGTCATACGTCGAACGCCGAATCCAAAGTGAAGTCTTAGAATGAACGACGATACGCCAGCAGCAGACTCGAAGGGTTGGATGACGAATCCGTGGGTTGTCGGCTTCAGTCTGATCTTGAACGTGCTTTCCCTAGCGGCGGGCGTGTACTTCTATATCGCGAGCCAAAAATATCGGGAACTTGCATTCTATGTGCATCCAAATCGCGCTTCCATAGTCACGCCCCACGTCTCGACCGATATTCACGTCCTTTTTAATGGTCGCGAAATTGAGGGAGGTGTAACGGCCGCTCAGATTTCCATTTGGAACCGTGGAAGTGAATCGATAAAGCGAGAGGCTATCTTAGATAGTATACGCATTGTTGTGAAGCCGCCCTGCCCCATCTTGAGGGCAAACATCCAAAAGGTGAGCAGAAGCGTTGCGGGAATCTCGCTTAGCATGGATCGGTCGAACGAGGGACTGGTGCCAGTCTCCTGGCAAATCCTCGAAAAGGGAGACGGCGCTGTTGTCCAGATCATGTATGCCGGAACTGCTGACAGCCAAATCTCTGTCGTGGGCACCATTGAAGGACAGCGAGAAATTTTTGCGCTCCGATTTCCAGGTCAAATCCGGTCGGCATCGGAGCAAGTTGCCAAAGCTAGCCCAAATCCTTGGTTGTCACTTGTCTTTGGAATCGCTCTTTTGACTAATTTTTGGATTATAGGTAGCGGTCTAATGCGAAAGGGTTACCCGAGAGATCGGATACAAGCGACTGTTCTAGCTGCGATGCTTCTCGCTAATACCTCGTTTCTTCTCTACCTCGTCTACCCCTACGTGCTCAGGTCGGTCCCACCTTTTGGATACTGAACTGATGAATCTCCGCCACGCGGCCGCGCCGTGTGTTCACCTTTTCGGCGTCACATGTTTTGACGGTCCTCTGCCGCGAGACGACAAGGGCTGGGTCAGCGACCGGAACTGGCGACGGTCGCTTCTGGAAGCGGCGTTGGCCTGATTCCGATGTAGTGCAGCAACGCGGTTCGCGCGTTATCGCGAACGCGAACGAAGTCTGAGTATTTCGGCGGCGCGTTATCGCGAACACGAACTGCGTCTCCGCCTGTCTTCTCGGAGGGCAACGAAGTAGTCATGAAGGTGTCGAGAATTACAAACTTTTGCCAAGCAGGTGACTCGCCGAACAGTACGCGGATGTCTCCGGCTATCGAGAGTTGTCTTTTAGTGAAGTCAGATCCAGGTCGCTGGTTGCTGTAATAGACTTGCTTCTCAAATTCGTCCACGATTTCCATCAATTTCTCGTAGGCTTTCATGCACAATCCCACGTGCTGCTGTTGCAGCCAAAATTCGTGTTGCCGCTTTGGCAAGTACCAGGTGGAGGCGATGGCACTAATCAACGATCCGATCACGCCGCTCAATAGGCCGAGCAATATAGCGCTTCCGGTATAGCCGCCGTCGTGAGCCGCAGGAGATGTGTCGCGGCTGCTGGGCG is a genomic window containing:
- the ptsP gene encoding phosphoenolpyruvate--protein phosphotransferase, whose protein sequence is MSTNKDRLALIENLSAISGEHSDDLRDTLDRVVETIANGMEAEVCSLYLFDPQRERVTLRATIGLDRESVGKVSMRMDEGLVGMVLEKQAPVYVPDAISHERYKYFPETGEERYHTFLGVPIQDGRKKPLGVLVTQTLERRKFTRSEIRLLSTAANQVAQILSHFRLRETLATKEKERLEYRRRMIEANRQLKDYEKVGGKTRVATPMKIRRPRLVGLSASPGFAQGHAHIVGTFLSTVERNQRSRDPKLEARRLEDALVRSRHELGVLKTRMEPMMGYSDLQIFDGHRMILEDDEFIGRIRQAIADGYTAESALFRVIEELSASMLAVADSYLRERATDFRDVGHRVLRHLRQEDKKGAFAKATIIVAEELTLSQMTLVSHEKLVGIALQSGGVTSHAAILARAFEIPTVVGVEHLMESIVEGDQLVLDGNSGVVYVNPSAEIERDYVGLSKRYEAFKKELIEEGDEPTATRDGHRVMMLANIALLPDVHMALRYGAEGIGLLRSEFSFLTYEDFPDEEQQLALYNRILEQVGKRPVTIRTLDIGADKYPPYMRVPREENPFLGWRSIRISLEMSGLFKVQLRAILRAAARHNVRILFPMISSLEELRRAKELLAESQAELFAEGLEHNPQIEVGIMVEVPSAVWLAPRLAREVDFFSVGTNDLIQYLLAADRNNPRVAHLYEALHPAVISAIAEVVNVARAADKEVCICGEMASDPLATLLLVGMGLDEMSLSPLFIPVVRKVIRAVDYQTARLIARETLQMATVQEVKGYLVERYRDLGLINLVEMYR
- a CDS encoding CehA/McbA family metallohydrolase; translated protein: MPESGSGHPHPAGPYFSVDLHLHTNRGSSDSNLAPKDLVERARAIGIGAVCITEHDTMWDSREIAEMAADSGVIFLRGMEVTTDMGHIGAFGLERYIGGIYKLAELRRVIDGEGGFLVANHPFRYKLDPRFSFINPDHEPIDPTFPDRAAKLKIFGLVDAIEVLNGACSEDENVFALQVARHLGMAEVAGSDSHSAGSVGCVTTLLDAPVKTERDLIDAIKAGRCRAGRGLLKNALARFDLPDYLLPQ
- a CDS encoding peptidylprolyl isomerase, with amino-acid sequence MKRSYFKLSGLASFVAILVFASACNGSNADGQPVRNTGHYAIIETERGTIVVELYPKVAPKTVANFEKLTTDGFYNGLKWHRVVPEFVIQGGDPDGTGTGGPGYKVPAEIDKNEHHLRGSLATARTGDDVNPQRESSGSQFYICIEPQPGLDGQYTVFGAVIKGMDVVDQIKQGDHMKKITLAKEPPK
- a CDS encoding alpha/beta fold hydrolase; amino-acid sequence: MATAKEQQLSVWGDRVHPKVRIIGSGAPLVYLHGGYGPIESELLDELGKTFTVYAPEHPGITTGDEDAYKALDDMWDLVLYYYDLFDKLGLKSPAVVGHSFGGMIAGEIAATDPTRVSKLVLVSPLGLWRDDSPIRNYIVTPQTELPALLYKDEHHPALKRIILNPEDQEGFIRITWALGCTGKFMWPIPDKGFAKRMHRVAAPTLIVWGKDDKLLPQVYADEFKKGIPGAKVDLVAGGAHMMPLEEPAKLAATIAKFLK
- a CDS encoding LLM class flavin-dependent oxidoreductase, whose translation is MKISMFHLMPYRDLPADFEQNYHSVWVDPPYCELADSRKVGQYYNWTLDELIHAAKQGIDGICTNEHHQNAYGFMPNPDLMGSILARATNGTDVAIVQMGSTLPTSNPPIRVAEEYGMIDCISGGRLVAGMPLGTSQDVNLCYGISPIEQRERYYEAHDLIMKAWTSRETFAWNGKYFKLPMVNLWPRPIQQPHPPVWIPGSGSLSTWDFTAKHDHCYCFLSYWGNNFGKRVMDGFWDFVAKGNHDPNPYRAGFLQLVAVSETDEQAEKDYYKHIRYFYDKCLHILPEYFPVAGNQDYKSLVNSVTKLNPQMFDLVNKIPNWKYKDFVENQFVIAGSPATVRQQLMEAVKKLRVGNLMVLLHIGSMPHDLTIKNIDLFCKEVLPHFRGVWDGEWENKWWPESLKGKRKGFDGNGAQAAAR